The genomic DNA CCAAGTGTTACGACCAGCATGCAGGTATTCCTTGAGCAAGTGTCGGCGGTTCGCTGTGTGGCGATGTCGCCAAGATGGAACAGACCTTATCAGCACATTTATATATCTATAAATCTTATTTTTTCATTTGTTTATTCTTAAAACGCATATGAATTTCAAGAATCTCCAGCCGAAAAAAAAGGCCGTCGAAACGGCCTGAAAACCCCTGCTATGTGATTCGGTTTCAATACAGAACTTGTGTTGCCTGTGCCCGCGATAGAGATTTCAGCATCAGCGGTTAGGTTGTGGGGTGAGTCGCAGGTACGGCTTCACCGCGCGATAGCCCTTCGGAAAGCGCTTCTTGATTTCTTCCTCGTCTTTGAGCGACGGCACGATCACCACTTCATCACCGTCTTGCCAGTTCGCGGGGGTGGCGACCTTGTGGTTGTCGGTCAGCTGCAGCGAGTCGATAACCCGCAGGATTTCGTGGAAGTTGCGACCGGTGCTGGCCGGGTAAGTGATGGTCAGGCGGATCTTCTTGTTCGGGTCGATCACGAACAAGGAGCGCACGGTGAGCGTGTCACTGGCGTTCGGATGGATGAGGTCGTACAGGTCCGATACTTTGCGATCGGCATCGGCCAGGATCGGAAAGTTGACGACGGTGTTCTGGGTTTCGTTGATGTCTTCAATCCACTTGTGGTGCGAGTCCACCGGGTCCACCGACAGCGCGATGGCCTTGACGCCGCGCTTGGCAAATTCATCCTTGAGCTTGGCGGTAAAGCCCAACTCGGTGGTGCACACCGGGGTGAAGTCCGCCGGGTGGGAAAACAGCACGCCCCAGCTATCGCCCAGCCATTCGTGGAAACGAATCTTGCCGGCGCTGGAATCCTGTTCGAAGTCGGGGGCGATGTCGCCCAGTCTTAGGCTCATGGGTGTGGCTCCTGATGGGTGCTTATGGAGCCCACTGTGCATGGGTTGCAGATTATTTAAAAAGAATAAATATCGATTTATTTAGAAGATAAACGAATATTAAAAATGTGTTCATTGGACGCGGCAACGGGCGAGGCGCACCATTGATTCCAAGGTTCGAGAAGGCCTTGAGACGCTGTACAAAGAGGGGATTCAGGAAGGGCTTGCGGGGGTTGAGCCCGACTTGAAAGCAAAAAACCTTGCCCGGCATTGCGCCGGGCAAGGCTTTAAAGACTTACAACAGCGGGATCGAGTAGCTGACGATCAAGCGGTTTTCGTCTTGCGAGCGAGTAGCGGCCATATCGGTACGCCACATTGCGTTTTTCCAGGCAACACCCAGGTTTTTCAGCGGACCTTCCGGCACGACGTAAGCCAGAGTGATGTCACGTTCCCACTCGGTTTGGCCGGTGTGGGAAACGGTAGGTTTGGTTGTCACGGTGTCGATGTTGCTGCCACGCAGGTAAACGATACCGGCGGTCAGGCCAGGCACGCCGACTTTAGCGAAGTCGTAAGCGTAACGCGCTTGCCAGGTACGCTCGCCGGCACGGGCGAACTTCTGGATCTGCATGTCGGTAGTGGTGCTGTTCGACGAACCGTCACCCTGGTTCAGCCAAGGGAAGTCACTGTCGCCCTTGGTGTACTGATAACCGCCACCGAAGGTGTGACCGTTAACCGAGTACAAAGCCAGGTAGC from Pseudomonas tolaasii NCPPB 2192 includes the following:
- a CDS encoding peroxiredoxin gives rise to the protein MSLRLGDIAPDFEQDSSAGKIRFHEWLGDSWGVLFSHPADFTPVCTTELGFTAKLKDEFAKRGVKAIALSVDPVDSHHKWIEDINETQNTVVNFPILADADRKVSDLYDLIHPNASDTLTVRSLFVIDPNKKIRLTITYPASTGRNFHEILRVIDSLQLTDNHKVATPANWQDGDEVVIVPSLKDEEEIKKRFPKGYRAVKPYLRLTPQPNR